The proteins below come from a single Isoptericola dokdonensis DS-3 genomic window:
- a CDS encoding DNA-directed RNA polymerase subunit alpha, with translation MLIAQRPSLTEEVISEYRSRFSIEPLEPGFGYTLGNSLRRTLLSSIPGAAVTSIRIDGVLHEFTTVPGVKEDVTEIILNIKNIVVSSENDEPVVMYLRKQGAGAATAADIVPPAGVEVHNPDLHIATLNDEGKLEIELTVERGRGYVSAAQNKMPDAEIGRIPVDSIYSPVLKVTYKVEATRVEQRTDFDKLIVDVESKQAIAPRDALASAGKTLVELFGLARELNVEAEGIEIGPSPTDSALAADLALPIEELNLTIRSYNCLKREGIHQVGELVARSEADLLDIRNFGAKSINEVKEKLAELGLALKDSPLDFDPTAAQYYGGDDDTTYGDEQSY, from the coding sequence CTCCATCGAGCCTCTCGAGCCGGGCTTCGGCTACACGCTCGGGAACTCGCTGCGTCGCACGCTGCTGTCGTCCATCCCGGGCGCGGCGGTCACCTCCATCCGCATCGACGGTGTGCTCCACGAGTTCACCACCGTGCCGGGTGTGAAGGAGGACGTCACCGAGATCATCCTCAACATCAAGAACATCGTCGTCTCCTCGGAGAACGACGAGCCGGTCGTGATGTACCTGCGCAAGCAGGGTGCCGGGGCGGCGACCGCGGCGGACATCGTCCCGCCCGCGGGCGTCGAGGTGCACAACCCGGACCTGCACATCGCCACCCTGAACGACGAGGGCAAGCTCGAGATCGAGCTCACCGTCGAGCGGGGCCGTGGCTACGTGTCCGCCGCGCAGAACAAGATGCCGGACGCCGAGATCGGCCGCATCCCCGTGGACTCGATCTACTCGCCGGTCCTCAAGGTCACGTACAAGGTCGAGGCGACCCGTGTCGAGCAGCGCACGGACTTCGACAAGCTGATCGTCGACGTCGAGTCGAAGCAGGCCATCGCGCCGCGCGACGCTCTCGCCTCGGCGGGCAAGACCCTCGTCGAGCTCTTCGGGCTGGCCCGTGAGCTCAACGTCGAGGCCGAGGGCATCGAGATCGGCCCGTCGCCGACGGACTCCGCGCTGGCCGCGGACCTGGCGCTGCCGATCGAGGAGCTCAACCTCACCATCCGCTCGTACAACTGCCTCAAGCGCGAGGGCATCCACCAGGTCGGTGAGCTCGTGGCGCGCAGCGAGGCGGACCTGCTCGACATCCGCAACTTCGGTGCCAAGTCGATCAACGAGGTCAAGGAGAAGCTGGCCGAGCTCGGCCTGGCCCTCAAGGACTCGCCGCTCGACTTCGACCCCACCGCTGCGCAGTACTACGGCGGGGACGACGACACCACCTACGGCGACGAGCAGTCGTACTGA
- the rplQ gene encoding 50S ribosomal protein L17 produces MPTPTKGPRLGGSPAHQRLILANLTTALFEHGRITTTETKAKRLRPLAERLITFAKRGDLHARRRVLRIVRDKSVVHTLFTEIAPAMAERNGGYTRITKVGNRKGDNAPMAVIELVTEPVSPKQAVVKEATKATEKAAEPEKVEETPVAETEATETETAEVEAPEAEEKKEA; encoded by the coding sequence ATGCCTACCCCCACCAAGGGTCCGCGGCTCGGTGGCAGCCCGGCTCACCAGCGCCTGATCCTGGCGAACCTGACGACCGCGCTCTTCGAGCACGGCCGCATCACGACCACCGAGACCAAGGCCAAGCGCCTGCGTCCGCTGGCCGAGCGCCTCATCACGTTCGCGAAGCGCGGCGACCTGCACGCCCGTCGTCGCGTCCTGCGCATCGTGCGCGACAAGTCCGTGGTGCACACGCTGTTCACCGAGATCGCCCCGGCCATGGCCGAGCGCAACGGTGGCTACACCCGCATCACCAAGGTCGGCAACCGCAAGGGCGACAACGCCCCGATGGCGGTCATCGAGCTCGTGACCGAGCCGGTCAGCCCGAAGCAGGCCGTCGTCAAGGAGGCCACGAAGGCCACCGAGAAGGCCGCCGAGCCGGAGAAGGTCGAGGAGACCCCGGTCGCCGAGACCGAGGCCACCGAGACCGAGACCGCCGAGGTCGAGGCCCCCGAGGCCGAGGAGAAGAAGGAGGCCTGA